In one Staphylococcus lutrae genomic region, the following are encoded:
- the acnA gene encoding aconitate hydratase AcnA, with amino-acid sequence MASNLKEQAKKSFQLNGKHLTYYDLNTLEEQGYTTISRLPYSIRVLLESVLRQEDGFVITDDHIKALSTFGKENEKGEVPFKPSRVILQDFTGVPAVVDLASLRKAMDDVGGDLSKINPEVPVDLVIDHSVQVDSYANPEALERNMKLEFERNYERYQFLNWATKAFDNYNAVPPATGIVHQVNLEYLANVVHVREENGEQVAFPDTLVGTDSHTTMINGLGVLGWGVGGIEAEAGMLGQPSYFPIPEVIGVRLTNELPQGANATDLALRVTELLRKKGVVGKFVEFFGPGVDKLPLADRATIANMAPEYGATCGFFPVDDETLKYLRLTGRSPEHIEIVEAYLKQNHLFFDVNEEPNYTDVVDLDLSTVEASLSGPKRPQDLIFLSDMKKAFQKSVTAPAGNQGHGLDKSEFDKKATINFKDGTTTEMTTGDIAIAAITSCTNTSNPYVMLGAGLLAKKAVEKGLTVPSYVKTSLAPGSKVVTGYLRDSGLQTYLDQLGFNLVGYGCTTCIGNSGPLLEEIEKAIAEEDLLVTSVLSGNRNFEGRIHPLVKANYLASPPLVVAYALAGTVDIDLHAEALGQDKQGQDVFLKDIWPSIQEVADAVDSVVTPELFKEEYKSVYDNNELWNQIDTTDQPLYDFNPESTYIQNPTFFQGLSKEPSEIQPLSGLRIMGKFGDSVTTDHISPAGAIGKDTPAGRYLSDNGVSPRDFNSYGSRRGNHEVMVRGTFANIRIKNQLAPGTEGGFTTYWPTGEVMPIFDAAMKYKADGTGLVVLAGNDYGMGSSRDWAAKGTNLLGVKTVIAQSYERIHRSNLVMMGVLPLQFKAGESADTLGLDGKETIVVQIDASVQPGDTVKVSATKEDGTVIEFDAIARFDSNVEIDYYRHGGILQLVLRKKLATQ; translated from the coding sequence ATGGCTTCAAATTTAAAAGAACAAGCAAAAAAGTCATTCCAACTTAACGGTAAGCATTTAACATACTATGATTTGAATACTTTAGAAGAACAAGGCTATACAACAATCAGTCGCTTACCCTACTCAATCCGTGTATTACTTGAATCGGTTTTACGTCAAGAAGATGGTTTTGTGATTACGGACGATCATATTAAAGCACTTTCTACTTTTGGTAAAGAAAACGAAAAAGGTGAAGTGCCATTTAAACCATCTCGTGTTATTTTACAAGACTTTACAGGTGTGCCGGCAGTTGTTGACCTTGCATCTCTACGTAAAGCGATGGATGATGTAGGTGGAGATTTATCAAAAATCAATCCTGAAGTACCGGTTGATTTAGTCATTGACCACTCTGTACAAGTCGATAGTTATGCGAATCCAGAAGCATTAGAGCGCAATATGAAATTGGAATTTGAACGTAACTATGAGCGTTATCAATTTTTAAACTGGGCGACGAAAGCGTTTGATAATTACAACGCAGTGCCACCAGCAACTGGAATTGTGCACCAAGTGAACTTAGAGTATTTAGCGAATGTTGTCCATGTTCGTGAAGAAAATGGTGAACAAGTTGCATTCCCAGACACATTAGTGGGGACGGACTCTCATACAACAATGATTAACGGTCTCGGTGTATTAGGCTGGGGTGTGGGTGGTATTGAAGCTGAAGCAGGTATGCTCGGTCAACCTTCATATTTCCCAATTCCAGAAGTTATTGGTGTTCGTTTAACAAATGAGTTGCCTCAAGGTGCAAATGCCACTGACTTGGCTTTACGTGTGACAGAATTGTTACGTAAAAAAGGTGTTGTTGGTAAATTTGTTGAATTTTTTGGTCCAGGCGTGGATAAATTACCGCTTGCAGACCGTGCAACAATTGCAAATATGGCGCCTGAATATGGGGCAACATGTGGTTTCTTCCCAGTCGATGATGAAACATTAAAATATTTACGTTTGACAGGTCGCTCACCAGAGCATATTGAAATCGTTGAAGCATATTTGAAACAAAATCACTTATTCTTTGATGTGAATGAAGAGCCAAATTATACAGATGTGGTTGACCTCGATCTATCAACTGTAGAAGCTTCATTATCTGGTCCGAAACGACCACAAGATTTAATTTTCTTGAGCGATATGAAAAAAGCATTCCAAAAATCAGTGACTGCACCAGCGGGCAACCAAGGTCACGGTTTAGATAAATCGGAATTTGATAAAAAAGCAACGATAAACTTTAAAGATGGCACAACAACTGAAATGACAACGGGTGATATTGCGATTGCAGCGATTACGTCTTGTACGAATACATCCAATCCGTATGTGATGTTAGGTGCAGGCTTATTAGCGAAAAAAGCAGTGGAAAAAGGTTTGACAGTGCCATCATATGTTAAAACATCACTTGCACCTGGTTCAAAAGTGGTAACAGGTTACTTACGTGATTCTGGTTTACAAACTTATTTAGACCAATTAGGTTTCAACTTAGTAGGATATGGTTGTACAACTTGTATCGGTAACTCAGGGCCGTTATTAGAAGAAATTGAAAAAGCAATTGCAGAAGAGGATTTATTGGTGACTTCTGTGTTATCCGGTAACCGTAACTTTGAAGGCCGTATTCATCCACTAGTGAAAGCGAATTACTTGGCATCACCACCACTTGTTGTGGCTTATGCATTAGCAGGCACTGTAGATATCGATTTGCATGCTGAAGCATTAGGTCAAGATAAACAAGGTCAAGATGTCTTCTTAAAAGATATTTGGCCATCAATTCAAGAAGTGGCTGATGCCGTAGACAGCGTGGTCACACCAGAGTTATTTAAAGAAGAATATAAGAGCGTGTACGATAACAATGAATTATGGAATCAAATCGATACGACTGATCAACCGTTGTATGATTTTAATCCTGAATCGACATATATTCAAAATCCAACGTTCTTCCAAGGTTTATCAAAAGAACCAAGTGAAATCCAACCTTTATCAGGATTACGCATTATGGGTAAATTTGGTGATTCAGTGACAACGGATCATATTTCTCCAGCGGGGGCTATCGGTAAAGATACGCCAGCAGGTCGCTATTTAAGTGATAATGGTGTGTCTCCACGGGACTTTAACTCTTATGGATCACGTCGTGGTAACCATGAAGTGATGGTTCGTGGTACATTTGCTAATATTCGCATTAAAAACCAACTTGCACCGGGGACAGAAGGTGGATTTACAACGTATTGGCCAACAGGTGAAGTGATGCCGATTTTCGATGCAGCAATGAAATACAAAGCTGATGGAACAGGTTTAGTTGTGTTAGCGGGTAATGACTATGGTATGGGTTCATCTCGTGACTGGGCAGCAAAAGGGACAAACTTATTAGGTGTCAAAACAGTCATTGCTCAAAGTTATGAGCGTATCCATCGCTCCAACCTCGTGATGATGGGTGTGTTACCTTTACAATTTAAAGCAGGTGAATCTGCTGACACATTAGGTTTAGATGGGAAAGAAACGATTGTTGTACAAATTGATGCCTCTGTGCAACCGGGCGATACGGTGAAAGTTTCAGCGACAAAAGAAGATGGCACAGTCATTGAATTTGACGCGATTGCACGTTTTGATTCAAATGTGGAAATTGATTACTATCGTCATGGTGGTATTTTACAACTTGTATTGCGTAAAAAGTTAGCAACACAATAA
- the plsY gene encoding glycerol-3-phosphate 1-O-acyltransferase PlsY, giving the protein MMLILLFIVSYLIGSIPSGYLIGKIFFKKDIREYGSGNTGATNSFRVLGKPSGFAVTFFDIFKGFIVVFLPVVFNVDIHGLLVGIFAIIGHVYPIYLKFRGGKAVATSAGVMLAVNPILLLILAAIFFVILKLTKYVSLSSIIAAICCVIGAFFVSDYVMLFTSLVVAILLIYRHIGNIKRIIKGTEPKIKWM; this is encoded by the coding sequence ATGATGTTAATCCTGCTATTCATTGTTAGCTACTTGATTGGTTCTATCCCAAGCGGCTATTTAATTGGTAAGATTTTCTTCAAAAAAGATATTAGGGAATATGGAAGTGGAAACACAGGAGCCACAAACAGTTTTCGCGTACTAGGGAAGCCTTCTGGTTTTGCTGTGACATTTTTTGATATATTTAAAGGCTTTATCGTAGTGTTTTTACCCGTTGTGTTTAATGTTGACATTCACGGGTTACTCGTTGGTATTTTTGCAATTATAGGCCATGTTTACCCTATTTATTTAAAATTCCGTGGTGGTAAAGCGGTCGCAACAAGTGCAGGTGTGATGCTTGCAGTCAACCCTATTTTATTGTTAATCCTCGCCGCTATATTCTTTGTGATTTTAAAATTGACTAAATACGTTTCATTATCAAGTATTATCGCCGCGATTTGCTGTGTGATCGGTGCATTTTTCGTTAGTGACTACGTCATGTTATTCACGAGCTTGGTTGTTGCCATATTACTCATCTATCGTCATATCGGTAATATTAAACGTATTATCAAAGGAACTGAACCTAAAATTAAATGGATGTAA
- a CDS encoding HesB/YadR/YfhF family protein, with protein MKIELTNNAVQWIKDELDLPEDGKVLQFFVRYGGEIQLKPGFSPAFNVEPESDIDEVGFEETYDAIRIVIAEKDLWYYEDHNIQIDVNDDEIIYHADAINQ; from the coding sequence ATGAAAATCGAATTGACAAACAATGCTGTTCAATGGATTAAAGATGAGCTTGATCTTCCAGAAGACGGCAAAGTATTACAATTTTTTGTTCGCTATGGCGGAGAAATTCAATTAAAGCCAGGTTTTAGTCCTGCTTTCAATGTTGAGCCCGAGAGCGATATTGATGAAGTAGGATTTGAAGAAACATATGATGCTATTCGTATCGTTATTGCTGAAAAAGATCTTTGGTACTATGAAGATCATAACATTCAAATCGATGTCAATGATGATGAAATTATTTATCACGCTGATGCAATCAATCAGTAA
- the menI gene encoding 1,4-dihydroxy-2-naphthoyl-CoA hydrolase MenI: protein MIYALTKIATRYQETDQMGIIYHGNYAIWFEVARTDYIHKLGLDYVEMEQAGVVSPVTELNINYKKSVTYPETVTVKTWVSRFSRLRSRYQYEVYNEQGELVTSGYTDNVLITKDTGKPVRLDKVFPKWYTIYQDVDQRNQAGEEQEVK, encoded by the coding sequence ATGATTTATGCGTTAACGAAAATTGCTACAAGATATCAAGAAACAGATCAAATGGGGATCATCTATCATGGGAATTATGCGATATGGTTTGAAGTTGCACGTACAGACTATATTCATAAATTAGGGCTTGATTATGTAGAGATGGAACAAGCAGGTGTCGTATCACCTGTGACGGAATTGAATATTAATTACAAAAAAAGTGTGACTTATCCAGAAACGGTCACAGTTAAAACGTGGGTGTCACGTTTCTCACGCTTACGTTCGCGCTATCAATATGAAGTGTACAATGAGCAAGGAGAATTGGTCACAAGCGGTTACACGGACAATGTGCTGATTACAAAAGATACGGGAAAACCTGTACGCTTAGACAAAGTGTTTCCAAAGTGGTATACGATATATCAAGATGTCGATCAACGGAATCAGGCAGGCGAAGAACAAGAAGTGAAGTAA